A DNA window from Fragaria vesca subsp. vesca linkage group LG3, FraVesHawaii_1.0, whole genome shotgun sequence contains the following coding sequences:
- the LOC101294157 gene encoding pentatricopeptide repeat-containing protein At1g61870, mitochondrial-like, producing MSLLSRLRHSLLLLHTRRLSTTTSKDQTRSLLALLKTETDPHKIVSLCKSASLTPDYSQLHRITLSRAVTSLRDSTRPDLIPSILDDLLLSLKTHRSASHAILLYGQARMPHHAVRTFRRCSSDLGIPHDVELLNTLLSSLISAQDYQQVTQIYAEFPKIYEIEPNLTTYNHLIRSFSESGSTENAYAVLEEMEMRKIKPDGDTFAHLLAGFYREERLEDFENVINLMVKFGFQPGVDIYNVRIKSLCKMKKSGEAAALLDGMLGRGMKPNVVTFKHLIRGFSKEGNYEQVKKMFGDMVERGLKPDCNCYYMLVYYLCLGGDFESALRFAKESIGKDWMPKYENMRVLVDGLVSIGKVAEARGLIGQMKEKFTVDQDRWSEVEEGLPQ from the coding sequence ATGTCTCTCCTCTCCCGCCTCCGCCACTCCCTCCTCCTCCTCCACACGCGCCGCCTCTCCACCACCACCTCCAAAGACCAAACCCGCTCCCTCCTCGCCCTCCTCAAAACCGAAACAGACCCCCACAAAATCGTCTCCCTCTGCAAATCCGCCTCCCTCACCCCCGACTACTCCCAACTCCACCGCATCACCCTCTCACGCGCCGTCACCTCCCTCCGCGACTCCACCCGCCCCGACCTCATCCCCTCCATCCTCGACGATCTCCTCCTCTCCCTCAAAACGCACCGTTCCGCCTCCCACGCCATCCTCCTCTACGGCCAGGCCCGCATGCCCCACCACGCCGTCCGCACCTTCCGCCGCTGCTCCTCCGACCTCGGTATCCCCCACGACGTCGAACTCCTCAACACTCTTCTATCATCTTTGATTTCCGCCCAGGATTATCAACAAGTCACTCAAATCTACGCTGAATTTCCCAAGATTTATGAAATAGAGCCAAATCTCACCACCTACAACCACCTAATCAGGTCGTTTTCGGAGTCCGGCTCCACCGAAAATGCCTACGCCGTGCTGGAAGAGATGGAAATGAGGAAAATCAAGCCGGATGGGGACACATTCGCGCATCTCCTCGCGGGATTTTACCGCGAGGAGAGGCTGGAAGATTTCGAAAACGTGATTAATTTGATGGTTAAGTTCGGGTTCCAGCCGGGGGTGGATATCTACAATGTGAGGATAAAGAGTCTTTGCAAGATGAAGAAGTCAGGGGAGGCAGCGGCATTATTGGATGGGATGCTGGGGAGGGGTATGAAGCCGAATGTGGTAACGTTTAAACATTTGATCCGGGGGTTTAGCAAGGAGGGGAATTATGAGCAGGTCAAGAAGATGTTTGGGGATATGGTGGAGAGGGGGTTGAAGCCGGATTGTAACTGCTACTATATGCTGGTGTACTACTTGTGTTTAGGAGGGGATTTCGAGAGCGCGTTGAGGTTTGCTAAGGAGAGCATTGGGAAGGATTGGATGCCGAAATATGAGAATATGAGGGTGCTTGTGGATGGACTTGTGAGCATTGGGAAGGTGGCTGAGGCTCGGGGGCTTATCGGCCAGATGAAGGAGAAGTTTACTGTGGATCAAGATAGGTGGAGTGAAGTTGAAGAAGGCTTGCCACAGTGA
- the LOC101313870 gene encoding uncharacterized protein LOC101313870, with the protein MTRMPPLVLSSAPMEVAALVLSWWDDINESTQWQDGIFYFLCAAYALVSSVALFQLIRIELRVPEYGWTTQKVFHLMNFIVNGVRAIVFGFHTQVFLLQPRVLILVLLDLPGLLFFSTYTLLVLFWAEIYHQARSLPTDKLRIVYISVNAGMYFVQICLWIYLWFDDNSVVEFIGKIFIAAVSFVAALGFLVYGGRLFFMLRRFPIESKGRRKKLHEVGSVTAICFTCFLIRCFVDVLSAVDEDATLDVLDHPILNVIYYMLVEILPSALVLYILRKLPPKRVSAQYHPIR; encoded by the exons ATGACGAGAATGCCACCGCTGGTGCTGAGCTCGGCGCCGATGGAGGTCGCGGCGTTGGTGCTTAGCTGGTGGGACGATATTAACGAGTCGACTCAGTGGCAGGACGGCATCTTCTACTTCCTCTGCGCCGCCTACGCTCTCGTCTCCTCCGTCGCTCTG TTTCAACTAATAAGGATTGAATTGAGAGTGCCGGAATACGGTTGGACTACGCAGAAGGTGTTCCATCTTATGAATTTTATTGTCAATGGAG TGCGCGCAATTGTGTTTGGATTTCACACACAAGTGTTTCTATTGCAACCCAGG GTATTAATATTGGTCTTGTTGGATCTTCCTGGACTGCTGTTCTTCTCAACGTACACACTTCTTGTCCTCTTTTGGGCAGAGATATATCACCAG GCAAGAAGTTTACCAACAGATAAGCTCAGGATTGTTTATATTTCAGTCAATGCTGGAATGTACTTCGTACAG ATTTGCCTCTGGATATACCTCTGGTTTGATGACAACAGCGTTGTGGAGTTCATTGGAAAGATATTTATTGCAG CTGTTTCATTTGTGGCTGCACTAGGTTTCTTAGTCTATGGAGGAAG GTTATTTTTCATGCTGAGACGTTTCCCAATTGAATCTAAAGGGAGAAGGAAGAAACTTCATGAG GTTGGATCTGTTACAGCCATATGTTTCACCTGCTTTCTCATAAGATGCTTTGTG GATGTGTTGTCCGCTGTCGATGAAGATGCAACACTTGATGTTTTGGATCATCCTATTTTGAATGTGATATACTACATG CTGGTTGAGATCCTGCCCTCAGCCTTGGTCCTCTATATCTTGCGCAAATTGCCTCCCAAGAGGGTATCAGCTCAGTATCATCCAATACGTTAG
- the LOC101314158 gene encoding derlin-2.2-like, translated as MAQAVEEWYKQMPVITRWYLTAAVVTSIGCSLDIISPHNLYLNPILVVKQYQLWRLITNFLYFRKIDLDFLFHMFFLARYCKLLEENSFRGRTADFFYMLLFGASVLTGIVLVGGMIPYLSESFAKIIFLSNSLTFMMVYVWSKQNPFIHMSFLGLFNFTAAYLPWFLLGFSVLVGASAWVDLLGMIAGHAYYFLEDVYPRMTGRRPLRTPSFIKALFADEAVVVARPANVRFAPPPVEEIHQD; from the exons ATGGCGCAAGCAGTTGAAGAATGGTACAAGCAGATGCCGGTGATCACCAGGTGGTATCTCACCGCCGCTGTCGTCACCAGCATCGGTTGCTCCCTCGAT ATAATCTCGCCTCATAATCTGTACTTGAACCCTATACTAGTGGTGAAGCAGTATCAGCTATGGCGACTCATCACTAATTTCTTGTACTTTCGGAAGATAG ACTTGGATTTTCTGTTCCACATGTTCTTCCTTGCTCGGTACTGCAAGCTTCTGGAAGAGAACTCATTCAGGGGGAGAACAGCTGATTTCTTTTACATGCTCTTGTTCGGTGCATCTGTGTTGACTGGGATAGTTTTGGTTGGAGGAATGATACCTTATTTGTCAGAGTCGTTTGCTAAGATTATATTCCTCAGCAACTCACTGACATTCATGATG GTCTATGTGTGGAGCAAGCAGAACCCTTTCATCCACATGAGTTTCTTGGGACTCTTTAACTTCACAGCAGCCTACCTACCATGG TTTCTTCTAGGCTTCTCTGTCCTTGTCGGGGCCAGCGCTTGGGTGGATCTCCTG GGAATGATTGCTGGTCATGCATATTATTTTCTAGAAGATGTTTACCCCCGAATGACTGGTCGTCGGCCCTTGAGAACTCCTTCATTTATCAAAGCGCTATTTGCAGATGAGGCTGTTGTGGTGGCACGGCCAGCAAACGTGAGATTTGCGCCTCCACCTGTTGAGGAAATTCACCAAGATTGA